TCCCTCCCTTTGCTATGCAACTACAAATGCACTAGATGAACCTGTAAAGTGACGAATTGACCCCAATAAACCTTTTGCAGCACCAAAATGTTTGATTCTGTATATACCAGGAGTTGCATCCTGCGGGATTCTCCATTCTATGGTGGCTTTACTGTGAGAACTGAGTTTGAAAGGTCTTGACCATTTGAAGCGCAAGCaaaaatcatcatcatcataagcAGAAACCCAAGTAGTCTTTCCTTGGAGAAATTCCACCAGGGAAAATGTACCTTCAGTCATAAGGTCATTACGAGGGCATGCAGACCAGAAAGTGACAGACACCATGTCACCTCGCTTAAAAGTGGAGTTCTTGGGAACATCAGAACTACAATCCCCGAACTTCACACCAATAGGAGTTGCATCCATCACAACTGGAGTTAAGAGGCTTATTTGCTTATCTAAGAGATCTGGGGGCTGAGGACCTGGTTCTACAGGCTGACCACTGATGAGAGCACGCGCAAGCTTTGTAAACTCCTGAATGTAAGCACTCAGTGTGTGTGGACCGTACAGTGTGGAAGCACCCTGGTAACATGAAAATTGAAGTTATGAAGATGAACATCTCTTGTCAATATGAAATATGTTATTTGATAATAAGTTGCATAGCTAAAAGCATAAACTTTTACTGATGCTGCAGCAATCTAAAAATGTTTGTTCCATGCTTTATGTCTCTTTTCACAAGTGTAACTGACCTCATATCTCTGCATCTCGTACTCTTCGTAAGTAGTCACATACTGTGAATAAGTATTGGTCAACCCCGCTATAACAACATGAATGTTGCTACCGAAGCCTTTGTTGCCACTTAGAACTGTTCTGACTGCATCACGAAGTCGCCTCCCAGCCATTGTTGTGAATTCTGTCAGAATTTAAACAGTTACTAAAAGCATGAGAATTCAAAGAAATGCATAGGCTCACAACAATTCACAAACACTATACAAATACATATCAATCTGCAATGGAAGAAAAAGACATCGAATATATGTAATATAGTATCAAGGTTTTAATAGCTAAGATGCAGCCATCCTTTGAATTGCACCCAGTATTGCTGGAATACATATCATCAAAATAGCATGGTGCCAATAGGAGTTCAACGTGTgcataattttctcttttcagtTCAGCGGTGTTCAACAACttagttttgattttcattAACCAGatgaatatattttcatttgtcCAAGGCTGTGTCTAGTTGAAACTTGAACGTTTCAAAATGGAAAGGATAGAAATTCCAACAATAACATTATAAGAAATTGTGACTATAAGCTCATACCTCCAGGTACACTAAGAATAACAAACTGCCCAACTCGGAGGATCTGGATTGGAAGTATTGAAGGCTGTAATTTAACATGAGATAATCAACGTTCAGATGAGTAAAAGTGCCTTGTGATATGAGAAAGAGATATCATCAAAGAACGTCAAATACAGGTCTTGGAAAAACATTTGGCATAATAAATGGAGAAAATGCATAACAGGACTTCTTTATCAAGAAAAAACAAGACTTCTAGATACAAGAGTGATACTATAAAATCAGTTTTCAATCAGATTTACTGAATTTAGTAAAGAAATTATAGTGAATGTGCCAGGAGAAGTTATAAAAAACTCTGAGGAAAGTAAATAATCTGCGGAAATAGTCTCTATTACCATCAATCCTCCGTCTTTTTATATTTCAGATCACACAGTAATTGAACTGAGCTAGGAGATTAGAAGACGTGTTATTCAGTATCAATGAGTAACTTACTGCCCAATCATATGGTAGCTTCATTTCGCCGGTATCAAGCAAAATGGGCTTTGGGTGTTGACAGTCCATTTGCTCCTTGCCTGGTGTTTTAATTAAGTTGCGGACCAGCTTCCAGAAAGGATTTCCCTGACATGTGATTAAGAAGAATATACAGACTTCTAagattatttaataatacaacGCTAGGATAATAGTTAAGCTATAGGGTCTTAACGAAGGTTACCTGATCATCACCTTGCTTAAAGTCAAAAGCTCCAGGTCCATCTGTTGTTCCAGCAGCAAATGCGAATCCCATTGCAGCAGGGCATGTTTTTACGACCTCAGAAACACCAACTTTAGAAAGATTTACCTCAAGCTGAGAGAAATCTATGAAAGCATGTCGAAAATCAACCTTCCCTTTAATCTGTTCAGATGCTCCACTGAATAGCTCCACTGCTTTTTTAAACTGTCTCTCTCCTATAATACGTGTACTTTCAAATTCGTCTGGATAACTGCCACATCAATTTATCGGGGCACTTTAGCAAAAATCATGAAAGCTTAGgaatttgtaaaaaattaagAAGCATTGAGCATCCAAAAAAAATTACCCAGGTCCTCGGCCATAACACAATTCATTCTTTCCTCCACATGTACTATGATTGAAGTCACAAGGTAATTTAGTGTCTATACAAAAAGCTCCGAGCACATTTGGACTAACATCTCCACAGTTTGATTGACAAAATGCAGATACAAATTTAGGCTTGTCGACCTGCCTAAGGACACCTCTCACACGTCGAGCCACACTTGAAACTTTGGTTGCCGGTTTACCGGGAGGAGATTGGAATGAGGCTGCAATCTCCAGTAATTTATGGTCTGCACCAATAAATTTTAAGTGAGATTAGAAgcatattcatttattaattactATTGTTATCAAATATCCACCTTTTTATGACCTATTTATGGCACATATATAAAGAAAGGTATGACATGTATGGTTCATCACAAGTTTGCTCAATCAGgatattttaatctaaataaaagtacaTAGACAACCCCATCATCTCCCCGATATCAGGACTTCATTACAAGACTTGTAAAACTTAGAAGCACTAAAAGTTCATGATTAACCAGAAATGATATCAGCAAAACGAAAACATGGACGAAAAGGTTGTGAAATAGTGACAGATCTACCAGACTGATGATACAATAACTGGGATAAAAAACTGTAGCCAGATACTACTTGAAACGTGCCAGAAAAATGCATAATAAAGGATAATGGAACCCAAAGGGAAACAGGTATCGGGGCATGCCAAAGAACATAACCAAGAACAACAGGAAGGAGGATGTGAGTGTCAGAAAACTGCTAGAAACATGCCACTAAAATGCACCGTGCAGGGCATATGACAGAGAAGAGTCGGCCAGAATGAATAGTGTGGCAAGAAGAGTGCTCAATTTGCAAGAAGGAAGCGAAAACACCTCGAGGATATCAGAAGGTTGACATGCCTAGAGTCATTTAATATGAAGGAGAATATCATGAAACTAAGTAGAACTCCTAATTTTAGGGAGCTTGAAAGTGAAGTAGTGCAATAATTGGCCACAGAGGCACAGGGAGGACACTGTCATGTTGAAACCATGGGATTTTAGATATATAGATAAATAGAGATAAAAGAAATCGGAATATTTAATTGATACCAACTGAGATTTATTACAATGTATTGATGCATTCTGTTTGTTCATAAAATCTAGAGCACTAGCCTCTATTTATACTGATCATaaccttaactaattaagaaagAAATCATGATTAAATAAGGAAATATGGTACAAATCCTCAAAGATAATGCAAAAAACAGGTTAAagaataatctaatatattcttaaatatgataagatatttttatgTAATCCAGTTTCTAACAAAATAGGGGAGAGTCCTTTGGTCAAACTACCATTCCATGCTAGAACAATGGACTCCCATCGCATACTCTTGTAAAATCCGAAGTTATTTAATGCATGTACTAAATGGAAGAGAAGTTACTTGGCGAATCCATTGtagctaaaagaaaaaaaacttacatgTATCATGAACATTGGGAATTATGTTTGAAATTCTTCGAGGGATTCCATCATTTTCAAATCCAACAGAATCCATTCTTACAGACCCTTTTCGCTCAAACCAGTCTTCCATAAATCGTGCAGCTGCACCCTTATTATCCCCACTAATTAACGAGTTTGTTCGGCTCATTGAAGTACCATGAGTAGCAAACCAATTGAAACTTCCCGAAGGACCCCATTCATCATCAACAAACTTCAACAAAGTCATTTCTTTATCAACATTGTACTTGTATTTGCTTCTCTCTGCCTCAGGGTTGTTGAGATAAGCACTGGGACTGCGATTTACACCAGCATCTAAGAGCTCTCCTGCAAGTTGGAGATAATTTATCTCAAACCATGAGATATCACCAAAGAGAGGGGAGAAATGACACAATAGGCTAAACATTTGTCACACTTGCTAACAAATACATTGATAGCTTCAAAATAACGATTAACAAATTCTTAATACAGATAAAAATGTTAGTAAAAAGCAGCAGCctggaagaaaaaggtaaagcCAATCTCATTCATGATTCTTATAAATTTCTTGGAATAAACTTATTAATATAGGTATTGTAGTCACTGTTGGCTATTCATTCAAGAGAACTCACTTATTATTCGAacctcattttttattttacttatgcAACTTGTTACATTCATTTTCTCTACCTTTGTTTCTTTCAAGGTGCCTTTGTTGATAATGCAAAGAGGGACGGACAGtaaattgatttttcttatcCCTCAACCCCAAAAAGTATCCCACTCACGAGTGAAGTGCAATGCAAGATCCTTGCACCATGTCTGTAAATTACCTGATTTTGATGGTGAATACGTGACTATCCACttgtttttataatttcctGATCTTTTCATCtctaaagaataaaatttgaatatgaaatttataGAAATTGATGCTGATGACTCAGACAACTGAGCATGGATGTAAAACTAAAACTAACCAACTTGCTTCctgcattttttaatttttttctgacATGCTTTAACACGATGCAAAATTCATCCACATGTGCTTGCATTTTTTATAAGCAGCCAAGGGATAAAGGACTGAGAAGGAATGACGAGTCTTTTCCTTACCCTTATTGACAAATATTGATCCTGGCCGGAGATTTTCATGGGCTTGGACTACACTATTAACAATGCCATCGACAATGACATCAAATGACTGCCGAACAAATCCAAGAGATGTCACAATGTACACGACATATTGGAGATAACCCCCAGGACCAGCATGAGTGTGAATTCCACTGATAGCCACATTCTTTTCAGTGTAAAGGTCACCATATCtgtcaaacaaaataaagtgCAAGATCAGGCACATAAGATAGGgatcaaacaaaattaaataggAACATCAGCTGTTATTCATGCTAGAGAACACACTCGCAGGAGAGTCCTAAAGCTCAATGTGAACTCAAGAAAACCAGGTGAGATTCAAACAACCATGACTTGGTGTGACCAGGGCCAGTCATGCCTATTCAACAAGTGTGTCCTCCAACGGTTCACCTCCTCTTTTTCTGGCAGGTGGAGTGAGTGGTCATTAGCTGCATGCGGGGAGGATCTAGAACTGTATAATACCGGACCTCAAGATCTGAGGGGCCTGTGACTCCTAAGGCCTTAGGGCCTCTCCACTGTTAGCGTGTTAGAGTGAGTAGACAAAGTAAATGGCCAGACTTACCAATGTGGGTCAGCCATTTGTGACCTATTTACTCACCCAGATGGTCCACAACCCTCAAAATCCAAGCCTGAGTTATTTGTCAAGCCATGCCACAGTGGCTTGTTTGGTTTGGCGGTTATAAGAAAATGTCCTATAATCAATCTTCCATAATTTCTATAAGTTAATATCATAGTAATCTCTTGAGATTAAAGAAATCATTATTGATACCTTGCTTTCAGCCTCTCAATCACTTTGATGACCACAAGTTGAGAAGCCATGCAAGCATCGAGGTTCACGAATACTACCCGGTTACCCTCAGGCTGAGCAACAATAAAAGCTCTAGCCCGCAGCCTGAAGTGAACGCCAGATGCAATTTGCTCCGCGTTAGCATAACCCATCATATTGACATCAGCTGCAGGACCAGTAATGTCATAGCTTCCAACACCAATCAAGTACTCGGAATCGGAGTGCACGGCATCACTCCTAAGTAGTAgtagcagcagcagcagcaaaaGGGTCCACACTCGCATGGTTGCAGATGCCTTTCAAAGGAGAAAGGGAAGGAACTCGATGACACCCAAATGCAAAGCAAAAACAAAACCGATTTTTTAAGCTCTCCGAGTTCTTCTCTTTTTCCCTGCACAAATCACACCCAACAGACTTCcagttattgaaaaaaaaaacacagatagaaatttaaaaacttcCAAAACAAGCGTTTTCAATCTCGCAATCAGTCAAAGCCAGAATATATAATAACTATGCTTCAACGTACAAACAATATAAATTACAGAAGCAATGAAGGTAATTTAGTTTCTCACCACCCAAATGCAAAGCGCGATCAAGAGACCATGTTGAAGTAATCTATGCTGTCTGTAATTGCAGAAAGGCAGCCCCAGAAAATGAATAGGGAAAAGCAAaattgagagagaaagagagaaaaggaagagtCCAAAGAAGAAGCCAAAGGAAACGAAATAAGAATGGTTGGTTGAGTGCGTGGGAACTGACACGGTTTTGGAGTGAAGGTTCCTCTTTCTAATACATCCTATTTAAGGTGAATTTCACTTGGTCGTTGGATCACAgaataaaatttacttattaattttattagtaatatattaagtaaattaagataatatttcattaatttttttaaattactcgTAATATATAATATCTCTATTGTTTCATaagtataaaaatttgttaatataatGTTGAAATATTTACTGGGtctctaaaaatattattatatgaggaaattaaaaaataaataagaatgatgAGTGTAACTTACTCTAATATATTTTCAGATATAAAATTTAAGTGAAGTAAACGGtgaaattttatcatatattcACATAAATTGATTTCCACGTGAAAGCATTTATTTCCATGTGTTATGATGCTAAGTTTAATAAGGACGAGTCATACAAACATTAAACTGTTatgtaattaatgtaattatatgTGTTAAGTTTAATTATCTTTGCAAATACTATATTCCAAAAATGTAACTATTATACATGCATATTAAACTCttccaaaaatagaaaaagcaTCTCTCGTCAATTTTTAGTTTAGAgaatgttgaaagaaaacatcatTACATTTACATGAAAAAGGAAACGTAAATTTTACGTAAATGTGTATCAGAAAAAAAAGGTTagattttagaaaacaaaatttacaaattaaCTACTTAATTTTAAAGTATGAAAACATTTAATGTTTAAGAAAGTGTTTATTTAATAAGTACCACAttgtaatttaatattcttattttattatttaagataaTGGGCCATGTtgaaattatcttaattttaaagaaaaatatagtaatttCATGATAAAGAGAAATGtcataatttcaaaaataattcaatacatTATATAACtgcatttatgtttttattatggataataatatttttgacagcattttaatatcatttacgtgtcattatgtgattggtcaatgacacgtagatgatattaaaatgttatcaaatttttttatcaaagcatcattgtttttttattattgaactTTTTAgttattgttaaatatattttttatgtattggTTAAATAAAGTGGGTGagatattaataaatttggCACCTTGTATGAACACAAATAGATCTAACTAGATTTCAAGTGGATGACATGTGTTCAGCTATCTTGAAATTGAGTACTTCCACTTTCATAATTTGAGCAGtgtgaatgaaaataataactCAGTGGAATTAGTATCATGATTTTGTTtgactatattttttatattttttctaacaaaatagaaaataataaaaagtgttgaaaaatgcctaatattttattttcttatccaACAATGTATTGGACATTTTAAGttcttattatttctaatatttgtgttttgaattcacactataatttcataaattaaagtTTGTGTATATCACTTAATTAGGTGTTTGAGCTTATATAACACAATAATTAAATGagtactaaaaaaattattgtctGCCAGATCAATCAACATGCTTGTGGTTACACATTAACAAATGCATCTGTCTGAATCTGAATGTGAATCAACGAAGTGTGTGATGGAAAAATACATGACAGtgattaatatatttaagataactaattaaaagtatttgttaaataattaatattttgaaggTGTTTAAGGTTAGTATGGtggaatttaatttaattttacactTAGTATCGtgaaatgttgtttttttatctaattatataaataattttctgtaaaatttaaaaaatatatcaaaataaagatATGTGACCTAAGCATACATTAAACGACGttaaattcttatattatttatttatttttacgttaaattcttatattgtgtttttttttattgtcttgcTAATGTTATGACttagttataataattatatttgaaaaagatttgaagaGATGAGTATAAAAGAAGTGAAGGCATTCAGACAACGCATATTGAACCCAACAAAATAGGAAGCATGTTCCATTAGAAGTCAATAAAGAAAGATCATGGAACATGTCATGGGCCATTCCATTAACTTTTTCTGTGTATTCTGCTTTTGTTTTTTCAAGTAAACCATCTCTTTTCACATTCATTCTTCTTCAAAAATGGATGAATGGATATCTTTATAGTATGTTGGTGATTGAGACATGtaatagatatattaaaatttgttagttGCTACTactaattaatgtttttaaatatagcAAAAAAGTTAGATCAGTAGCTTGTGGAAAACAACATTGTGTgcgcatttttttttcttcatataaggttaagtaattaaaatttgtgaattatattgatattttactCACTTTTTTTCTGAGAAAATgattagtatttaaaatatatattacattagtttttatttgtaagaaaaaataattttataaatacttttaacgaattaaaaattattcttttggctttttaatatttgaagaacTTTATCGGTTTTATAAGGACAAATTAATACAATGTAAATGTGCATATTATTAATTCACAACTTAACTTTATTTACATGgaaaagtttaaaaaagaaattatcttttataattgttaaaatgGGTACGTAAGAGATAAACTCCTACAAACAACTTGCATGACATATGGATTTTGGGTaggttatatttaaaaaatatgttgggtacaaacaaaattcacatcggataaaataagagataaacATGGGATATACACATAACATATCTCCATTATTAAGAGGctttttggagtggtaccaaaaacaaatttgtGAAGGCTTGATCCAAAGCGGATAATATCTTATTACTGTGAAGATATCTGTGTGTGTTTtcctataaaataataatataaataaaacttagaAATTCAACTAtatcaaaattagaaaaattaacaaattctaactttacatcaaaatttagatactaaaaatatatttaatccttagattaatatataattatgtttatatatatatatatatattaattgatgtatttatgtttttgagtaattaattttataagagaACAGTATCAATATAATGATCGATTAATTAAATCTGTGAGCacttaaacttattttatgttatcttatagtaaatataataataagttgATATTGTAAATTTAGTATGTTTACTTGTAGAAGGTGGGACACCTCCTCTATCTTGTACCACCAATGAAATTTCTTAGcattttaacttttaacatTGATTTAAAGCACAAATTGTACAACTCACTAATGCTATGTCATTTTCATAGTGTAAATTCATAGGTAATTTACTCTTGTATTCTTTAAATAATCGCGTTAGTATTTTCCATAAttcaaaaaacttaaatttaaaatcatattttcttatgtaaaataaaaatgattaataaacTACTTCTTTGTCATAACGATGCAAGTGAAGTAGCCCACTAATCAGATTGACAcaatattatgtaaaaaaaaaattatataaatctaattaaaattttgttacctaatatatatatatacttgatGCAATTGTTCCCATACGTATTATCAAAACCaaacaatattaaaagaatttgtcaatatatttattagacaattttattcatatattaattatataaatatagcaTTATATATTAGACGTAACTgtttatatacatattaaataattttattagacGAGTACTTTAATATACACAAAATGAGTATAGTTCTTTCAATACCCATTTTGTAATGAATTACTTATGTTTTATCTTCGTATTCGAGTCTAAAAGTTGATgcttgtgttaattttttattggacCGCGATATTTCAACAACGAATTTTTAACACTATTTTGACAACGCCATGTGTCGTCACCTGATtggtttgtttaaattttttttttttaaaacctatGACCGTAACCCTTATTTTGAGTGAAAATCCTAAAATACCCCTTTCTCTATTCCATTGGAAATGAAGGTCCGTTCTCTTGAGAGGTCGAAGGTCGCGTTTCGTGTCGCTTCGTTCCATTTGCATGGTGTTGTCTCCGGCCAGTTTCGTCTCCTGTTATCGTGCGGAATGGCAAGTTCCGGTGACGATTGTCCGCCGACGAAGGTAAGTGGTTTTCCATTCCATGTCGTAGCTTGGTTATTCGGTTTGGGCATGTCGTAGCATGCTTATTTGATTTGGGTTAAGGTTTGGGGTTCGTATCCTTGTGTTGTGGTTCTTGGGTTATTGGGTTTCGttgttttgatgaatttattttggtttatgcAGTTGAGTGTTCGTCACTCTTTTTcgacaaagtatatatgtactttgaacgaacgcttGACAGACGAGAAAGGATGCTAAAccaagaggaaagaagaaacaaaaaagaattcGCAGAGAAACTTTTATGCGTGCCTTAGAGGAACAATaatttctaattgaa
This window of the Vigna angularis cultivar LongXiaoDou No.4 chromosome 7, ASM1680809v1, whole genome shotgun sequence genome carries:
- the LOC108338338 gene encoding neutral ceramidase 1, with the translated sequence MRVWTLLLLLLLLLLRSDAVHSDSEYLIGVGSYDITGPAADVNMMGYANAEQIASGVHFRLRARAFIVAQPEGNRVVFVNLDACMASQLVVIKVIERLKARYGDLYTEKNVAISGIHTHAGPGGYLQYVVYIVTSLGFVRQSFDVIVDGIVNSVVQAHENLRPGSIFVNKGELLDAGVNRSPSAYLNNPEAERSKYKYNVDKEMTLLKFVDDEWGPSGSFNWFATHGTSMSRTNSLISGDNKGAAARFMEDWFERKGSVRMDSVGFENDGIPRRISNIIPNVHDTYHKLLEIAASFQSPPGKPATKVSSVARRVRGVLRQVDKPKFVSAFCQSNCGDVSPNVLGAFCIDTKLPCDFNHSTCGGKNELCYGRGPGYPDEFESTRIIGERQFKKAVELFSGASEQIKGKVDFRHAFIDFSQLEVNLSKVGVSEVVKTCPAAMGFAFAAGTTDGPGAFDFKQGDDQGNPFWKLVRNLIKTPGKEQMDCQHPKPILLDTGEMKLPYDWAPSILPIQILRVGQFVILSVPGEFTTMAGRRLRDAVRTVLSGNKGFGSNIHVVIAGLTNTYSQYVTTYEEYEMQRYEGASTLYGPHTLSAYIQEFTKLARALISGQPVEPGPQPPDLLDKQISLLTPVVMDATPIGVKFGDCSSDVPKNSTFKRGDMVSVTFWSACPRNDLMTEGTFSLVEFLQGKTTWVSAYDDDDFCLRFKWSRPFKLSSHSKATIEWRIPQDATPGIYRIKHFGAAKGLLGSIRHFTGSSSAFVVA